TTATCGTCTCCAAGACAGATACTCGCGGAATAATTATCTACGGAAATCCAATTTTTATCGAATTTTCTGGCTATACAGAGCAGGAACTCCTGGGGACCCATCACAACATTATTCGCCATCCTGACATGCCACGCGCGGCGTTTAAATTGGCATGGGATACCATCAAAACGGGCAAGGAATTCTTCGGTTATGTTAAAAATATGTCTAAGGATGGTAGCTTCTACTGGGTGTTCGCCCACATTACTCCAGATCTTGGACAGAATGGAGAAATTGTTGGGTACTATTCGGTGCGCCGTTGCCCGAAACGGGGCGCCATCGAGAAAATAGAACCGATTTATCGGAAGATGTTGGCTGCTGAACAAACCGTTGGCGCCAGACAAGCTATTGAGGCGAGTACCAAGGTATTACTCGATGTACTCAATTCAATAGGAACAAGCTATGAAGAACTGGTTTTCACACTCTGAAGTGCGGCGCTGGCTGGCCTTTGCTCTCCTATTAATTGGGGCGGGGCTGGCCTTTCTCGGGCCAGGGTATGCCCTTGCCTCATTGTTGCCAGCAGCCTCCTTACTGCTCCTGCCAATGGCAACCACAAACGATGAATTAGGCGAAATTAACCACCTGTTGGGCGAGGTTCGAGATGGACGATTGGTTTTCCGTTTGCCTCATTCTTATGCCAACCCCTCACTGGAGAGAATTCGCGCCAATATCAATTCTAGCCTCGATCAAACCGAAACCGCTTTTCGCGAAATGCTAGGAGCGATGGAATCATCCGCCGGCGGTGATCATTGGCGACGGTTACAAATCTCTGGTCTACACGGCACTTTCAAGAGTGTGTTAGAACAAATGCAAGTGCTCCTTGACCGGCTGGAACAATCACGAGAGGCGACTATTCGGGAGGCGCTACTGTCGAGAATTTTTCTGCGCTCGGAGCGTGGCTTGT
The DNA window shown above is from Gammaproteobacteria bacterium and carries:
- a CDS encoding Aerotaxis receptor Aer, producing the protein MKDKTIIPNNRERLMREGDFIVSKTDTRGIIIYGNPIFIEFSGYTEQELLGTHHNIIRHPDMPRAAFKLAWDTIKTGKEFFGYVKNMSKDGSFYWVFAHITPDLGQNGEIVGYYSVRRCPKRGAIEKIEPIYRKMLAAEQTVGARQAIEASTKVLLDVLNSIGTSYEELVFTL